The following proteins are co-located in the Desulfoscipio sp. XC116 genome:
- the rsmH gene encoding 16S rRNA (cytosine(1402)-N(4))-methyltransferase RsmH: MRTNDCNYDNFPFSHRPVMIGQVLEGLNPGVAGVFVDCTIGGGGHARALLESTGPGVQLVGLDQDAAALEAAEAKLSPYTGRFTLVRSNFKELPLVLAELGLDAVDGFLFDLGVSSYQLDNPGRGFSYMHDAPLDMRMDTAGPVTARDLVNKLSEQELAVLIRRYGEERWASRIAAYIVKYRKNSVISTTGELVEIIKSAIPARARREGPHPAKRTFQALRIAVNNELDILTGAFQAAVKRLKPGGRLCVITFHSLEDRIAKKTFTELARPCKCPPQFPVCICGQKPQIKLLTRRPITPSGEELDENPRARSAKLRVVEKIGSVLNSREGE; encoded by the coding sequence TTGCGAACAAATGACTGTAATTATGATAATTTCCCTTTCAGCCACAGGCCCGTTATGATCGGTCAGGTGTTGGAAGGACTAAACCCCGGTGTGGCAGGGGTTTTTGTTGACTGTACTATTGGCGGGGGCGGGCATGCCCGTGCCCTTTTGGAGTCTACCGGCCCCGGTGTGCAATTAGTGGGATTGGATCAGGATGCCGCGGCGCTGGAGGCTGCGGAAGCCAAACTATCCCCTTATACCGGCCGTTTTACTTTGGTGCGATCTAATTTCAAAGAACTTCCCCTGGTGCTGGCGGAGCTTGGGCTTGATGCCGTGGACGGTTTCTTGTTTGATCTGGGGGTGAGTTCTTATCAATTGGACAACCCCGGCAGGGGTTTTAGTTACATGCATGACGCGCCGCTGGATATGCGTATGGATACTGCCGGTCCGGTTACTGCACGGGATTTGGTAAATAAACTGTCCGAACAGGAATTGGCTGTTCTCATAAGGCGTTACGGGGAAGAACGCTGGGCGTCGAGAATAGCCGCCTACATTGTTAAGTACAGAAAAAACAGCGTTATTTCCACCACCGGGGAACTGGTGGAGATAATTAAAAGCGCTATTCCGGCCCGGGCTCGCCGGGAAGGTCCGCATCCCGCCAAACGCACTTTTCAGGCATTGCGCATAGCGGTAAACAATGAGCTGGATATTTTAACAGGTGCTTTTCAAGCGGCTGTAAAGCGGCTTAAACCCGGCGGTCGTCTTTGTGTAATCACCTTTCATTCACTGGAGGACCGTATTGCCAAGAAAACATTTACGGAACTGGCCCGGCCGTGTAAATGCCCGCCGCAGTTTCCCGTATGTATATGCGGTCAAAAGCCTCAAATAAAACTGCTTACCAGGCGGCCAATAACTCCGTCTGGTGAAGAGTTGGATGAAAATCCTCGTGCTCGCAGTGCCAAGCTGCGGGTGGTGGAAAAAATAGGCTCTGTTCTAAACAGCCGGGAGGGTGAATAA
- a CDS encoding cell division protein FtsL, with translation MIVAREKTEYYGLPEMPAQDKRIRRRPAVRGLLRKERLALTGLVLLGLCCCLIIAFYYAQVLITGYRIGTAEKELARLRVESHDLYAEVNQLTSLENIEAIAVHQLGMIEPQNDRIVVVREVNPAEQQTVVKKEGDTVKDQANALGHSTDKQREQNWLIRAFADMVGRLEASIQAG, from the coding sequence TTGATAGTAGCCAGGGAAAAAACGGAATATTACGGTCTGCCCGAAATGCCCGCGCAAGATAAGCGTATTCGCAGGCGCCCGGCGGTGCGCGGGCTGCTCAGAAAAGAGAGATTGGCCTTGACGGGCTTGGTGCTGCTCGGTCTCTGCTGCTGCCTGATTATAGCTTTTTATTACGCCCAGGTGCTGATCACCGGGTATCGGATTGGCACGGCTGAAAAGGAGCTGGCCCGGCTGCGCGTGGAGAGCCATGACCTATATGCCGAGGTTAATCAATTGACCAGCTTGGAAAATATCGAGGCTATAGCGGTGCACCAGTTGGGAATGATTGAACCGCAGAACGATCGTATTGTAGTTGTGCGGGAAGTTAATCCTGCGGAACAGCAAACGGTTGTAAAAAAAGAGGGCGATACCGTAAAAGACCAAGCTAACGCCCTGGGACATTCTACGGATAAACAGCGGGAACAAAATTGGCTGATCAGAGCTTTTGCCGACATGGTCGGCCGGTTGGAGGCGAGTATTCAAGCAGGCTAA
- a CDS encoding response regulator transcription factor: MNKIQLFVLSDNQAMRQGLSAIFTSNKGFEIIGVSNCREDTAKNLQQIQPDVILYGLEPGENVAAIIQMIKKVCPYTKVFVFSTGSTYEEVRAAVNMGIDGCISETMLPCHLVSAIELTCKAGVMCLPWSLKCVFNNNENLPGCEMSVEDKMENYEAGGRLPLTVRELEIYKLIVRNYSNKEIGKALYISQPTVKTHVSSILRKLGLKNRTKVILFEMHNKYLVNMDDVMNE, translated from the coding sequence ATGAATAAAATCCAACTATTTGTTTTAAGCGACAACCAGGCTATGCGTCAAGGCTTGTCTGCTATATTTACTTCTAATAAGGGTTTTGAAATCATTGGCGTGAGCAACTGCAGAGAGGATACAGCTAAAAACCTCCAACAAATACAACCTGATGTGATTCTTTACGGATTAGAACCGGGAGAAAATGTTGCAGCAATAATACAAATGATAAAAAAGGTTTGTCCTTATACAAAAGTATTTGTGTTTAGCACCGGCAGCACATATGAGGAGGTTCGTGCCGCAGTCAATATGGGAATTGACGGTTGTATCTCTGAAACTATGCTTCCTTGTCACCTGGTTAGTGCGATAGAGTTAACTTGTAAGGCGGGTGTAATGTGTCTGCCATGGTCTTTGAAGTGTGTTTTTAATAATAATGAGAACTTGCCCGGTTGTGAGATGAGCGTTGAAGATAAAATGGAAAATTATGAAGCAGGCGGAAGGCTGCCTCTTACGGTCAGGGAGCTGGAGATATACAAGCTTATAGTGCGGAATTATTCAAATAAGGAGATAGGAAAAGCGCTTTACATAAGTCAACCTACGGTTAAGACACACGTAAGCAGTATTTTACGCAAGCTGGGATTAAAAAATAGGACGAAAGTTATTCTTTTTGAAATGCATAACAAGTATTTGGTGAATATGGATGATGTAATGAATGAATGA
- the mraZ gene encoding division/cell wall cluster transcriptional repressor MraZ: protein MFLGEYQHTIDAKGRLIVPARFREGLGDKFIVTKGLDGCLFAYPPQEWSALEQKMRSLPFTRADARAFVRFFFAGAAECELDKQGRVLITANLREYAGLEKEVMVIGVSSRVEVWAKDRWEKYNTESASSVEEIAEKIVDFDLGI, encoded by the coding sequence ATGTTTTTGGGTGAATACCAGCATACTATAGATGCTAAGGGAAGGCTGATTGTACCGGCCCGCTTCCGCGAAGGCCTGGGCGATAAATTTATCGTTACCAAGGGTTTGGACGGCTGTCTGTTTGCATATCCTCCGCAGGAGTGGTCTGCTCTTGAACAGAAAATGCGCTCCTTGCCCTTTACCCGAGCTGATGCCCGGGCTTTCGTTAGATTTTTCTTTGCCGGTGCCGCTGAGTGTGAATTGGATAAACAGGGACGAGTCTTAATAACGGCCAATCTTAGAGAGTATGCCGGGTTGGAAAAAGAAGTGATGGTAATTGGTGTTTCCAGCCGGGTGGAGGTCTGGGCTAAGGATCGCTGGGAAAAATATAATACAGAATCCGCATCGTCTGTAGAAGAAATTGCTGAAAAGATTGTGGATTTTGATTTGGGCATATAA
- a CDS encoding stage V sporulation protein D, with translation MYTTNVSMRKRLTWVFIIASGLFIILMSRLAWVQFVHGGELQKKALEVRLRDVPVEAKRGAIMDRNGHELVTSISVDSIYATPSHVKKPRETAEKLAPILGMDVEKLHTSLSKKSSFEWIKRKVDSEVSEKVRELNLPGIGFVEESKRYYLHPTLAPHVLGFTGVDNQGLIGIEKSYDAQLRGQPGRIVTEYDAAGRQVPEAIHQYIPPKPGYDLVLTIDETIQYFVERELDKVVDQYSPKFALAIVMDPETGGILAMGNRPTFNPNQWAEEPREVWDKNPAIWYNYEPGSTFKIVTAASALEEGTVHVGDSFYCPGYIKVADRIIRCWKDGGHGSETFAEVVQNSCNPGFIEVGLDLGKDNFYKYIKAFGFGSPLGISLPGEASGIIIPQKIVTNLNIATMSIGQSIAVTPIQLISAAAAVANDGMLMKPQLVKELRYNGKTIEKIKPEEVRQVVSVDTSRQLRDLLESVVAEGTGSNAFVEGYRVGGKTGTAQVVGEKGGYVSGRYVASFAGMAPVDDPKMVMLVVIVEPQGAYYGGVVAAPVFQAIARDTLRYMGLPEVPGQKKPKQPWETEVPVTEITVPNVLNYPADEAIKALKAAGLQSQTSGEGDIVYEQTPGAGARVKQGTGVILKLRPAKKSGKDGELITVPSLQGLTIKEAGNLLEEIGLRLVPEGSGLAVEQSAKPGAQVTGGTAIKVKFVPPGQDENDDQSSSEGDAARKPNNIANPYAN, from the coding sequence ATGTACACAACCAATGTGAGTATGCGCAAAAGGTTGACCTGGGTTTTTATTATAGCCAGCGGGCTATTTATAATATTAATGAGCAGGTTGGCGTGGGTGCAGTTTGTGCATGGTGGTGAACTGCAAAAAAAAGCGCTGGAAGTACGCTTGCGGGATGTTCCCGTGGAAGCTAAACGGGGCGCGATTATGGATCGCAATGGCCATGAATTGGTAACGAGTATTAGCGTTGATTCCATCTATGCCACCCCCAGCCATGTGAAAAAACCGCGGGAAACCGCGGAAAAGCTGGCCCCTATATTAGGGATGGACGTTGAGAAATTGCACACCAGCTTGAGCAAAAAGTCCTCTTTTGAGTGGATTAAGCGCAAGGTGGACAGTGAGGTATCCGAAAAAGTAAGGGAATTAAACCTCCCGGGCATTGGTTTTGTGGAAGAGAGCAAGCGTTATTATCTGCATCCCACCTTGGCCCCTCACGTGCTGGGTTTTACGGGTGTGGACAATCAAGGACTTATTGGCATAGAAAAAAGCTATGATGCTCAATTGCGGGGCCAGCCGGGCCGGATTGTTACCGAATATGATGCCGCCGGCCGCCAGGTGCCCGAGGCCATTCACCAGTATATACCTCCCAAGCCGGGCTATGACTTGGTGCTGACCATTGATGAAACCATCCAGTATTTTGTGGAGAGAGAGCTGGACAAAGTGGTAGACCAGTATAGTCCCAAGTTCGCTCTGGCCATTGTTATGGATCCGGAAACGGGTGGTATTTTAGCAATGGGTAATCGGCCCACCTTTAATCCCAATCAATGGGCCGAGGAACCGCGTGAGGTTTGGGATAAAAATCCCGCTATTTGGTATAACTATGAACCCGGCTCCACCTTTAAAATTGTGACGGCCGCCTCTGCTTTGGAGGAAGGAACGGTGCATGTTGGCGATAGTTTTTATTGCCCGGGCTATATTAAAGTGGCCGACCGTATTATTCGCTGCTGGAAAGACGGCGGCCACGGCAGTGAGACTTTTGCCGAAGTGGTGCAGAATTCCTGTAACCCCGGTTTCATTGAAGTGGGTCTTGATTTGGGCAAGGATAATTTTTATAAATATATCAAGGCCTTTGGTTTCGGTTCACCCCTGGGTATCAGTCTACCCGGTGAGGCCAGCGGTATTATTATTCCACAAAAAATCGTCACCAATCTTAATATAGCTACCATGTCCATTGGGCAATCCATTGCGGTGACGCCTATTCAATTAATTTCTGCCGCCGCCGCGGTAGCCAATGACGGCATGCTCATGAAGCCGCAATTAGTCAAGGAACTGCGGTATAATGGTAAAACTATCGAAAAGATCAAGCCGGAAGAGGTACGCCAGGTTGTTTCGGTGGATACTTCGCGCCAGTTAAGGGATCTATTGGAAAGTGTAGTGGCGGAAGGTACCGGCAGTAATGCTTTCGTAGAGGGCTACCGGGTGGGAGGCAAAACCGGCACGGCTCAGGTGGTGGGCGAAAAAGGTGGTTATGTGAGCGGCCGGTATGTGGCATCTTTTGCTGGTATGGCACCTGTTGACGACCCTAAAATGGTCATGCTGGTAGTTATTGTCGAACCCCAGGGCGCGTATTACGGCGGGGTGGTGGCGGCCCCGGTATTTCAGGCTATTGCCCGGGATACTCTGCGTTATATGGGCTTACCCGAGGTACCCGGTCAGAAAAAGCCCAAGCAACCTTGGGAAACTGAAGTTCCCGTTACGGAAATCACGGTGCCTAATGTACTTAATTACCCCGCTGATGAAGCGATTAAGGCACTGAAGGCCGCCGGGCTGCAATCTCAGACCAGCGGGGAAGGCGATATTGTATATGAGCAGACGCCGGGTGCCGGGGCCCGGGTTAAACAAGGCACCGGTGTGATATTGAAGCTGCGGCCCGCTAAAAAAAGCGGTAAGGACGGTGAATTGATTACTGTGCCCAGCTTGCAAGGTTTGACCATTAAGGAGGCCGGTAATTTACTTGAGGAAATCGGTTTGCGCCTGGTGCCCGAAGGCAGTGGTTTGGCTGTGGAGCAAAGCGCCAAGCCCGGTGCGCAGGTAACCGGCGGAACAGCGATCAAGGTTAAATTTGTGCCGCCCGGCCAAGATGAGAACGATGATCAATCATCCTCCGAGGGGGACGCGGCTCGAAAGCCAAACAATATTGCCAATCCATACGCCAACTAA